In a single window of the Bactrocera dorsalis isolate Fly_Bdor chromosome 2, ASM2337382v1, whole genome shotgun sequence genome:
- the LOC105230288 gene encoding adenosine 3'-phospho 5'-phosphosulfate transporter 1, with protein MAKMVPDVVICGFVITALLVIHFFSDILRLSLGGYYTHATLSQLVESHSNKEYSWLLKLMANCFGYSCVFVPGYLIYKYVGSTKYLERGEKTCIYTAVSMCITGTPGTELDYSESMERKPMEPLPSTTGAKTRTKSQETLLLGWCFSGLMISYLTWGVLQEKIMTQQYFNSDGQPSHFKDSQFLVFCNRLSAFTCAMVTLRIKRPAGRHCTPLYKYSFASFSNIMSAWFQYEALKFVSFPTQVLAKACKIIPVMLMGKIISKNKYDWYEYVSAILISLGMIFFMTGSASGTKASNVTTFTGIFLLTMYLTCDSFTANWQDDLFKHYEMSSLQMMAGVNLFSTIFTATSLWVQGGFMDSLAFASEHPKFIIDALTISMCSAVGQLFIFYTISVFGAVVFTIIMTLRQAFAILLSCLIYKHKISVLGIFGILVVFFAVFMRSYGKQRMKAIRKRAEAHKPKMAA; from the exons ATGGCGAAAATGGTTCCAGATGTCGTAATTTG CGGTTTTGTTATTACCGCGCTGCTGGTGATACACTTCTTTTCGGACATTTTGCGCCTCTCTTTAGGCGGCTACTATACACATGCGACACTCTCACAACTCGTGGAGTCCCATTCCAATAAGGAGTATTCTTGGTTGTTGAAACTAATGGCCAATTGTTTTGGCTATAGTTGTGTTTTTGTACCTGGTTAtcttatttacaaatatgttgGAAGCACAAAATACTTGGAACGCGGTG AGAAAACATGCATATACACTGCGGTCAGCATGTGCATCACTGGCACTCCCGGCACTGAGCTCGACTACTCCGAATCCATGGAGCGCAAACCAATGGAACCATTGCCATCAACAACTGGTGCAAAAACCCGTACGAAATCTCAAGAGACTTTGCTGCTGGGCTGGTGTTTTAGTGGGCTTATGATCTCATATCTAACGTGGGGTGTGCTGCAGGAAAAAATCATGACACAACAATATTTCAATTCCGATGGTCAACCATCACATTTCAAAGACTCACAATTTCTTGTCTTTTGCAATCGTTTATCTGCGTTTACGTGTGCTATGGTGACATTACGCATTAAACGTCCAGCCGGTCGTCATTGTACACCACTCTATAAGTACTCATTTGCATCTTTCTCGAATATAATGAGTGCTTGGTTCCAATATGAAGCCCTCAAATTTGTCAGTTTTCCCACGCAAGTGCTGGCAAAAGCATGCAAAATCATACCTGTGATGTTAATGGGTAAAatcatatcaaaaaacaaatacGATTGGTATGAATACGTGTCAGctatattgatatcattaggAATGATATTTTTCATGACCGGTTCAGCAAGTGGCACCAAGGCGAGCAACGTGACCACATTCACGGGCATTTTTCTGCTCACCATGTACTTAACTTGTGACAGCTTCACAGCGAATTGGCAGGATGATCTATTCAAGCACTATGAAATGTCATCACTGCAAATGATGGCTGGTGTGAATCTCTTCTCCACCATATTTACAGCGACATCCCTATGGGTACAAGGCGGTTTCATGGATTCACTGGCGTTTGCCAGTGAG CATCCCAAATTCATAATTGACGCACTCACAATATCCATGTGCTCGGCTGTGggtcaattatttattttttatacaatatcaGTGTTTGGTGCAGTTGTATTTACGATCATCATGACATTACGACAG GCCTTTGCTATATTGCTTTCGTGTTTAATctacaaacacaaaatatcgGTACTGGGTATTTTCGGTATATTGGTTGTGTTCTTTGCGGTCTTCATGCGTTCCTATGGCAAACAACGCATGAAAGCCATACGTAAGCGTGCGGAGGCGCATAAACCGAAAATGGCAGCGTAG
- the LOC105230330 gene encoding uncharacterized protein LOC105230330 produces the protein MFLLQRLIIALALVLLALVVLCACAPQSYYSSNSYSTGSTSPYRASPYRRAGYSPYRDYNREYYDALRQRRLRALADSYKGIYNSISSSTSSRGDSGTSSKTQRYYSASRLPISAAAISASNNDSNGSTSTSLYASNSNDPYNSKYNRYDAYASDSKRATNSASSATTNKQQDASANGNSKPRISKADEENAKFAGIRNQEADEANTKTLSHLKRKKLRRCFPFGRDAQGDEVTPPPAEQGRLLWDLNVYNIYNGGGYPPPIYGDSGGCGGLGGGLGGVGGLASAFAGAGGFGGGGLLSDPIAAAYAPPNRLNNLLQLFAPGILQNALAATARPSLLRPQADATASEANDLANDPDIDPAYTPVAARPPPVRRPNRVYYDSAGAAPVTPAQLVGGVATTVNGIIQQLTGNVQPVYPGYRSLSYGK, from the exons ATGTTCTTGTTACAACGGTTAATAATCGCGCTTGCGCTCGTATTACTCGCGTTGGTGGTGCTATGCGCCTGCGCGCCCCAAAGCTATTACTCCTCAAACTCTTATTCAACGGGCTCAACATCACCATATCGCGCGAGTCCTTATCGGCGCGCCGGCTATTCTCCTTATCGAGACTATAATCGCGAGTATTATGACGCGTTGCGACAACGACGCCTGCGCGCGCTAGCCGACAGCTATAAAGGCATTTACAatagcatcagcagcagcaCCAGCAGCCGTGGCGACAGCGGCACAAGCAGCAAAACACAACGCTACTATTCCGCCTCACGTTTGCCCATCTCCGCGGCCGCCATAAGCGCTAGCAACAACGACAGCAACGGCAGCACAAGCACCAGCCTTTACGCTAGCAACAGCAATGATCCGTATAACAGTAAATACAACAGATACGACGCTTACGCATCCGATAGTAAGCGCGCTACGAATAGCGCTTCcagcgcaacaacaaataagcagcAAGATGCAAGCGCCAACGGTAACAGTAAACCGCGCATCAGCAAAGCTGATGAGGAGAATGCAAAATTTGCTGGCATTCGAAATCAAGAAGCCGATGAGGCGAACACAAAAACCTTGTCGCATTTGAAGCGTAAGAAGCTACGTCGCTGCTTTCCGTTTGGTCGTGACGCACAGGGCGATGAAGTGACACCGCCACCAGCGGAGCAAGGACGTTTACTTTGGGATTTGAATgtctataatatttataatggcGGTGGTTATCCTCCGCCTATATATGGTGACAGTGGTGGTTGCGGTGGACTTGGTGGCGGCTTGGGCGGCGTTGGTGGTTTGGCCAGCGCTTTTGCCGGTGCTGGTGGTTTTGGCGGCGGTGGTCTGCTCTCCGATCCGATTGCTGCCGCTTATGCGCCACCCAATagattgaataatttgttacaGCTTTTTGCTCCTGGCATATTGCAGAATGCTTTAGCGGCGACAGCGCGTCCTTCCCTGCTCAGACCACAAGCCGATGCCACCGCGAGTGAGGCTAACGATTTGGCTAATGATCCGGATATTGACCCTGCCTACACACCTGTCGCAGCCAGACCACCGCCGGTGAGAAGACCTAACAGGGTTTACTATGATTCGGCGGGTGCG GCTCCCGTAACACCTGCCCAATTGGTAGGCGGTGTAGCCACCACTGTAAACGGTATTATACAACAACTAACTGGCAATGTTCAGCCGGTTTACCCTGGTTATAGGTCGCTAAGTTATGGAAAGTAA
- the LOC105230287 gene encoding uncharacterized protein LOC105230287: MASYLLKLAIACTLIAVLYAAPAPKPAGAQARTFGGLGLGAAFGLGGFGGYGGYGGYGGYPGYYGGYPGGYGGYYGRPGFGGGYYPGYGGGYGGIGNYGGSYSQSQSQSQSHSQSGYYNGGYGGFGNGFFG; the protein is encoded by the exons ATGGCTAGTTAC CTGCTGAAACTCGCAATCGCCTGCACACTTATCGCCGTGTTGTATGCTGCGCCTGCGCCGAAACCAGCTGGCGCTCAAGCGCGCACTTTCGGCGGCTTGGGTCTGGGTGCCGCATTTGGTTTGGGTGGTTTTGGTGGTTACGGTGGTTATGGTGGATACGGTGGCTACCCCGGCTACTACGGCGGCTATCCAGGCGGTTATGGCGGCTATTATGGTCGACCAGGTTTCGGCGGCGGCTATTATCCCGGCTATGGTGGCGGTTATGGCGGCATTGGCAATTATGGTGGCTCCTACAGCCAATCGCAGTCACAGAGTCAGTCGCATAGTCAAAGTGGTTACTACAATGGTGGTTATGGTGGTTTCGGAAATGGTTTCTTTGGTTAA
- the LOC125776549 gene encoding uncharacterized protein LOC125776549: MLQIIVLLLTTLPYIYGQNAERMEADNRVYVGDFTQPPYSMDKADNSIAYPYHNNYFSFPPNNNNGYQAFNPNSGPMGKADNSIAYPYHNNYVSFPPTNNNGYQPFNLHSTMPNHQTPTLGGYNGHYVYANYAPFNALQGYNNFGMTRTYGGGMSSNANFVPVTYSTHLPIMDGLHTSIGTALGGSMNGMSAYPANGHYNGYYPYNSLGILQPYK, encoded by the exons ATGCTGCAAATAATTGTG CTTTTGCTCACAACACTGCCCTATATCTACGGACAAAATGCAGAACGCATGGAAGCAGATAATCGTGTTTATGTAGGTGATTTCACGCAGCCACCCTATAGTATGGACAAGGCAGACAATAGTATTGCATATCCTTACCACAACAACTATTTCAGTTTTCcgcccaacaacaacaacggttaTCAGGCGTTCAATCCCAATAGTGGGCCTATGGGCAAGGCAGACAATAGTATCGCATATCCTTACCACAACAACTATGTTAGTTTTCCACCTACCAACAACAACGGTTATCAGCCGTTCAATCTCCATAGTACAATGCCCAACCACCAAACACCAACTCTTGGTGGATATAATGGACACTATGTTTACGCTAACTATGCACCCTTTAATGCCTTGCAAGGTTATAACAATTTTGGCATGACAAGAACATATGGAGGCGGCATGTCCAGCAATGCCAACTTCGTTCCCGTAACTTACAGCACTCATCTGCCGATCATGGATGGGCTGCATACGAGTATAGGCACGGCTTTAGGCGGCAGCATGAATGGCATGTCTGCCTATCCGGCTAACGGTCACTACAACGGCTACTATCCGTACAACTCGCTGGGTATTTTACAGCCATATAAGTGA
- the LOC105230329 gene encoding protein FAM98B has translation MRSFILITLLLALTSAFTRAQLSFPGTQQAFGGNNRYPRNPAQQSAYGITNPNSIDSPGSRYPTQSGLGNAGYGAGSSSLPGQAGIGASPPSAANGNPNNRILGLLGGGGGGGGGGLFSNLIGALTGRNRPGGAGGFGGGAGAGGFGGGAYPYPVPVPYPGYSPYGPPSPYGGAYGYPGFGGGYYG, from the exons ATGAGATCCTTT ATCCTCATAACGCTACTTTTGGCGCTCACCTCCGCGTTTACGCGTGCACAATTGAGTTTTCCTGGAACTCAACAGGCATTTGGTGGCAACAACCGTTACCCTAGAAATCCTGCACAACAATCAGCATACGGCATAACTAATCCTAATAGTATTGACAGTCCTGGCAGCCGTTATCCAACTCAATCCGGCCTAGGTAATGCTGGTTATGGCGCTGGAAGTAGCAGTTTACCTGGTCAAGCGGGTATTGGTGCATCGCCACCAAGCGCAGCTAATGGCAATCCTAATAACCGTATATTGGGTCTACTcggcggtggcggcggcggcggcggcggcggtctCTTTAGCAATCTTATTGGCGCTTTAACCGGCCGAAATCGTCCAGGAGGTGCTGGTGGTTTTGGGGGTGGTGCTGGTGCTGGCGGTTTTGGCGGTGGCGCCTATCCATATCCAGTGCCGGTTCCATATCCCGGATATTCACCTTACGGTCCACCATCGCCTTATGGTGGTGCTTACGGCTATCCTGGCTTTGGTGGTGGTTATTATGGTTAA
- the LOC105230286 gene encoding claw keratin, producing the protein MRNFRISSFAALLFLGLFATPTRAHFKKFKGFGGGFGGGFGGGYSGAYATSSVVNNYQVAPVPVAVPVSIPQPVPVPVSIPQPVPVPITKVVPVPVPVAQPVWPSSGWEGGYGGYGGGYGGGGSFASASASASASSFGGGYGGGLGGLGGFGGPGFGGFGKHGFGGFGAWKRR; encoded by the exons ATGAGAAATTTC AGAATTTCCAGCTTTGCCGCATTGTTGTTCCTTGGCTTATTCGCTACACCCACAAGAGCACATTTCAAGAAGTTTAAAGGCTTTGGCGGCGGTTTCGGTGGTGGCTTCGGCGGTGGTTATAGTGGTGCTTATGCCACCAGTAGCGTTGTGAATAACTATCAAGTGGCGCCTGTTCCAGTGGCTGTGCCAGTTTCAATACCCCAACCCGTTCCTGTACCAGTTTCGATACCCCAACCTGTTCCTGTACCTATTACGAAAGTAGTGCCAGTCCCAGTGCCAGTAGCCCAGCCCGTTTGGCCCAGCAGTGGTTGGGAGGGTGGCTACGGTGGTTATGGCGGTGGTTATGGTGGTGGTGGCAGCTTTGCCAGCGCATCCGCATCTGCATCGGCATCCAGCTTCGGTGGCGGCTATGGCGGTGGCTTGGGAGGTCTTGGTGGTTTCGGAGGACCCGGTTTTGGTGGCTTCGGCAAACATGGTTTCGGTGGCTTTGGCGCATGGAAGCGTCGTTAA
- the LOC105230327 gene encoding trithorax group protein osa, producing the protein MSSIIKAAEETTTESDGTTEPPSKGKSFFLFGGFFQKIRQRWSGQPDPSAPIYAGPVYPFLGSQNCPAYGGCNPAWSYRPVPYEVHNIYYTNAQVPPLVSPYPSTPVQPQQQQQQNQQSNLVILHTAAGSQISAYPQPKPYPAYPQFVPQQSHVPSTIPTGGQPHHSAYVPNNYGDYPPVIYGTQPPPSYGPITPNYLPNNGGVAYHRPDTAISVATSGGSAPCNPRLYACNIG; encoded by the coding sequence ATGTCATCTATTATCAAAGCAGCAGAGGAAACAACAACAGAATCTGACGGAACAACTGAGCCCCCATCAAAGGGTAAATCTTTTTTCCTATTCGGtggctttttccaaaaaattcggCAACGCTGGTCAGGCCAACCAGATCCGAGTGCGCCAATATATGCGGGACCTGTTTATCCTTTTCTTGGTAGTCAAAACTGTCCTGCTTATGGTGGCTGCAATCCCGCGTGGAGCTATCGTCCAGTTCCTTATGAAgtacataatatatactatacaaatgcTCAAGTTCCGCCACTAGTATCACCGTACCCTTCGACACCGGTTCAaccacagcagcaacagcaacaaaatcaaCAAAGTAATTTAGTCATCCTACATACTGCGGCAGGCTCTCAAATTAGCGCCTATCCACAACCGAAGCCATATCCTGCATATCCGCAGTTTGTGCCTCAACAGTCGCATGTTCCATCAACAATACCAACGGGTGGTCAGCCACATCATTCTGCATATGTTCCAAATAATTATGGCGATTATCCACCTGTGATTTATGGTACCCAACCTCCTCCATCTTATGGTCCAATAACACCAAATTATTTGCCTAATAATGGCGGCGTTGCTTATCATAGGCCTGATACAGCAATCTCTGTGGCTACCTCGGGCGGTTCAGCGCCATGTAACCCACGCCTATATGCCTGCAATATTGGATAG
- the LOC105230285 gene encoding attacin-A yields the protein MVSYIDVRGMRSVSLLLHQEIHVQKTKTFRHQNCKTTAGVFMTGSTCGAPGKVGIFAELKKERANWSVTLSRVIRFATILTLEFSFELFNDGTHLVSLESQTSFAKPDDRGKLIRESCGVSYKHARGYNADLAFSRIGAFNAYTLDAQAKASIWSSSDNNNTLDLTGNMTYHVDGPLAGKKSFSGGLKFTHHF from the exons atGGTTAGTTATATTGATGTTAGAGGTATGAGATCAGTAAGCCTCCTACTTCATCAAGAGATCCACGTACAAAAGACGAAAACTTTTCGTcaccaaaattgtaaaactacGGCTGGTGTTTTCATGACTGGCAGTACATGCGGTGCGCCTGGGAAGGTTGGCATATTTGCCGAATTGAAAAA GGAACGCGCCAATTGGTCAGTGACGTTGTCGAGAGTTATCAGATTTGCCACTATTCTAACTCTTGAGTTTAGTTTTGAGTTGTTCAATGATGGCACACACTTAGTGAGCTTGGAATCACAAACTTCGTTCGCAAAACCCGACGATCGCGGGAAATTAATTCGTGAAAGTTGTGGTGTTAGTTATAAGCATGCGCGTGGTTATAACGCCGATTTGGCCTTCTCTAGAATAGGAGCATTCAATGCTTACACCCTTGATGCGCAAGCCAAAGCCAGTATCTGGAGCTCATCtgataacaacaacactttGGATTTAACTGGTAATATGACGTACCATGTAGATGGTCCGCTTGcaggaaaaaaaagtttctctgGCGGCTTAAAATTTACGCATCACTTTTAG
- the LOC105230326 gene encoding dynein regulatory complex subunit 5, translating into MNFSYVEFPCTISLNAFKANFSAGDVILPRLHDKSLDVSASQPTRDNDGGRQQQQPNQPESLRHLVLDVIIANWNDNPIFEALTRQEDGNYILAHLDTQLPLKLLSERIRDDFFWRRCCQQRWKPHHHSNGLSQPQPWISIYMQRHLQEFIERVETCDYEREQVQAILNICAPYVNQMEIKYLKPAADGRNDHIPLDFILSNLPDLQTLRLTYATKTVGSHFCLGSNTLSQKDIITLSRGLSQCHELVTFCLHSTKLESYQLPFLARALDKGCHKLTSLSIIHCSMRDAGIKGFLSACNKESFNILEVLDLTDNRITSEGAYVLSRTMKGVSLRKLILRMNPIQSDGVAAIFSLLCDLPVETLDISGCSICQSITKLFMQLIIKNKSLVTIDISNNDLGEEFGKQLYKIIGFNKVLQHLDLRNTGLSLDLRNQIKEVLKGNKVKIESYLKTIVKNKQ; encoded by the exons atgaatttttcataCGTCGAATTTCCCTGCACAATCTCTTTGAACGCATTTAAAGCTAACTTCAGTGCGGGCGACGTGATACTACCGCGACTGCATGACAAATCCCTGGATGTCAGCGCTAGCCAGCCTACAAGAGATAACGACGGTGGCAGGCAACAGCAGCAGCCAAATCAACCGGAATCACTGCGTCATTTGGTACTCGATGTCATCATTGCCAATTGGAATG ACAATCCCATCTTCGAGGCGTTGACGCGACAGGAGGATGGCAACTACATACTTGCCCACCTGGATACACAGTTGCCGCTTAAGTTGCTCAGCGAACGCATACGTGACGATTTCTTTTGGCGCCGTTGTTGTCAGCAACGCTGGAAGCCACACCACCACTCGAATGGCCTGTCACAGCCGCAGCCCTGGATTAGCATCTACATGCAGCGACATCTGCAGGAGTTCATCGAGCGCGTGGAGACGTGCGACTACGAACGGGAGCAAGTACAAGCGATATTAAACATTTGTGCACCATATGTAAATCAAATGgagataaaatatttgaaaccgGCCGCCGATGGACGTAATG ATCACATTCCACTCGATTTCATATTGAGCAACTTGCCCGATTTGCAAACGCTACGCTTGACTTACGCCACCAAGACGGTGGGCAGTCACTTTTGTCTGGGCAGCAATACACTTTCACAGAAAGACATAATAACGCTGTCACGTGGTTTGAGTCAGTGTCATGAGTTAGTGACATTCTG CCTTCATAGCACTAAGCTCGAATCTTATCAACTACCATTTTTGGCGCGTGCTTTGGACAAGGGTTGTCACAAGCTTACCTCCTTGTCTATAATACATTGCTCAATGCGCGATGCGGGGATTAAAGGATTTCTGAGCGCATGCAATAAGGAATCATTTAACATACTGGAAGTACTTGATTTAACTGATAATCGAATAA cTTCCGAAGGTGCTTACGTACTTAGTCGCACCATGAAAGGAGTCTCATTGCGTAAGCTAATTCTACGCATGAATCCCATACAGAGTGATGGTGTTGCCGCAATATTTTCTCTTCTGTGTGACTTACCCGTTGAGACACTAGACATCAGTGGCTGTTCAATTTGTCAGTCGATCACAAAGCTATTTATGCAgttaatcataaaaaataagtctTTAGTGACTATTGATATATCAAATAATGATTTAGGCGAG GAATTCGGCAAGCAACTCTACAAGATCATAGGCTTCAATAAGGTTCTACAGCATTTGGATTTGCGCAACACTGGACTAAGCTTGGATTTgagaaatcaaataaaagaggTTCTAAAAGGCAacaaagtgaaaattgaatcatatttgaaaacaattgtaaaaaataagcaataa